Genomic segment of Phycisphaerae bacterium:
CCGGAACAGCCTTTATCCCGAGAGCATCGCCGCGGATGTGCCTCCCGAGCGACTGCGCCGGTTCTTCGTCAAGGGCGAACATTCCTACCGCGTGACCAAGGAACTCCGCGAAGCGGTCATTTTTGCGCAGCAGAACGTCCTCTCCGACCCGCCCTTCTCCCGGATTGATCTCGTCAGTTGCCGGAACCTGATGATTTATCTGGAGCCGGAGGTGCAGAAAAGAATCCGTCAGTTGATTCACTTCGCCCTGAACGATCGGGGCTACCTGATCCTGGGTTCGGCGGAATCCATCGGGGCGCGGGACGATCTGTTTCGGCCGGTGTCGAAGAAGTGGCACATTTATCGGCGCATCGGCGCCGCCCGCCCTGATCAAACCCCATTTTCGCTGGACTCGTCACGGCGCGCGCCCGCGCTGCCGGCTTCGATCGCGCCCGCCTCCACCGGCGCCCGGCTCCTCGCCGCGCAAAAGATCATTCTCGACCGCTACGCGCCGGCCTGCGTGGTCATCAACCGGAAGTATGAGATCCTTCATTTTTCCGGCCCGACGCAGGACTACCTCTTGCAGCCGCCGGGCGCTCCGACTCAGGACCTTTTGCTCAAGGCGCGAGAAGGACTGCATACGCGGCTTCGCGGGGCTGTTCACAAGGCCGTGAACGATAATAGGGCCGTCATTGTTCATAACGTCCGTGTTCGGCGGGGCAAGTCGCTTTACCCGATCAAGATCCGCGTCGAACCGGTCCACGGCGCCCAGCAGCCGGACGGACTGCTGCTGGTCTCGTTCGAGGACGAGACCGTTCCGCCGGTGGAGCCGACCACGAAGCCGCCGGCTCGCCAGGGACGAAAACGGACCGTTCCTGCGCCGACAGTCACAGCCGAGGATTCCCTGGTTCATCAATTGGAATCGGAGTTGCGGGCGACGCGCGAAGACCTGCAAAGTACGATTGAAGAACTGGAAACTTCGAATGAGGAGTTGAAGGCCTCCAACGAAGAGGTGATGTCGGCCAACGAGGAGCTTCAGTCCACCAATGAGGAACTGGAGACGTCCAAGGAAGAGCTTCAGTCGGTGAACGAGGAGTTGGCGACGGTCAATACCCAACTGGAAGCCAAGGTGGGAGAGCTGGAGACGACCAACGATGACTTGAACAATCTGCTGGCGAACACGGAGTTGCCGGCGTTGTTCCTCGACACGGAGTTTCGCATCCGGCGCTTCACGCCGGCGATGACGCGCCTGGTGCGGCTCATCCCGTCCGACGTGGGACGGTCTGTCCGCGATTTTTCATCAATTCTGGTCAGCGAGGAACTGCTTGGCGCCGCGCAGAACGTCCTGGATCGGCTCACGCCTCATGAGACGGAGATTGAAAACGACGGCCACTGGTGGGTCCGCCGCATCCTGCCGTTTCGAACGGAGTCCAACCGTATCGAAGGGGTGGTGATCACGTTCCTCGACTTCACGCGCCGGAAGAAGGATGAAGAGAAGATCTGGCTGCTCAATCGCCAATTGGAGGAGCGGGTCAACCAGCGAACCGTGGAACTGGAGGCGGCGCACTCGCGTTTGGAGTCGATCCTCGCCCACGTCGCCGACGGAATCATCACCTTCACCGAAGACGGCGCGATCGAGTCCTTTAACGCGGCGGCGGAAGAGATTTTCGGCTACGAGGCATCGGGCGTTGTGGGGAAGAAGATCGACCAGCTCCTGCTGTGGCCCCGGAGCGCCGGATTCATGACCGACCTGCTCGCCCGCGGCCAGGCGTCCGTCAACCGCGACATCTCGGGCCGGCGCAAGGATGGAACCCTGGTGCCGCTGGACCTGCTGGTCAACGAAGTCCGCATGGGCACGCAGCGGCTGTTTATTGCCAGCGTGCGCGACCTGACCGACCGGAAGCGGAAAGAAAAGGAAATGCAGGATTTGGAAAAGACGCTGGCGACGCTCTCATCCGCCGAGCGCCAGCGCGTGGGGCTGGAATTGCACGATCATATCGGCCAGCTGCTCACCGGGACGGCCATGCTCGCCCGGAGCATGGAGCAGCGACTGCAATCCATCTCCTCGGTGGACGCCGGGAACGCGGCCGCCATGGTGGACCAGCTTCAGGACGCCCATCGGCGCATTCGCGATCTGGCCCGCGGCCTGGCCCCCATCACGGCGACGCACAAAGGATTGCCCGACGCCTTCGCCGAATTGGCGCGCAACACGGAGGCGATTCACGGCATTCCCTGCACCTATCAAGGTGTCGAAGACGTGGTGATTGATTGGCTTGAGGCATGCGATCATCTGTATCGCATCGCCCAGGAAGCGGTGACCAATGCGGTGCGACATGCGCGGCCGAGGCACCTGTGGATTTCCTTCCAACGCAATGGCGACGGGCTTACCTTGTCGGTTGAAGATGATGGCGAAGGCCTGCCCCTCAATGTGGAGAACTCTGACGGCATCGGCCATCGAATCATGCGCTATCGGGCGGAGCTGATTGGAGGCCGCCTGGACATTGGACCGGGACGCGACGGTGGAACACGAGTACGCTGCGTGTTTCCGCTCAAGCCCGCGACGTCGAAAAAGTGAGAAGACGAACCATGGCGAAGTCCAAGACTCGAATTCTGATCGTGGACGACCATCCGGTTCTGCGGCGCGGTCTCTCCGAGTTGCTTCGGCAACAGGCGGACCTGGAGGTGTGCGGACAGATGGAGGGCGTGGCGGAAGCGGTGCGCTTCTGTCGCGCGGAGAGTCCGGACCTTGTGCTGATTGACATGTCACTCAAGGATGGCCACGGGCTGGATCTCATCAAGGAACTCAAGACGCTACGGCAGCCGCCGAAAATGCTGGTGATCTCGATGTACGAGCAGGCCTCGTACGCGGAGCGGGCGCTGCGGGCGGGGGCCCGGGGCTATCTGCCTAAATCGGAGGCGGCGGACGAGATCATCGCGGCGATCCGCACGGTTCTGGCGGGCGGGGTCTATGTGAACAAGCACATGACGGAACAACTGCTGCACTCGATGGTGGGGGGCCCGTCGGGCGCCGGCCGCGCGCCGGAGGACGTGCTCTCGGATCGCGAGCTGCAGGTCTTCGAATCGCTCGGCCAGGGGCTGGGCACGCGCGAGATCAGCGAGCGACTATCCCTGGGATACAAGACCGTCGATTCCTACCGCCAACACATCAAGCAAAAGCTCGGGTTGACCGACGGCAATGAACTCATCTTCCGCGCTATCCTCTGGGCGCACGGCGACAAGCGGTAACAACGCGAACAGCCGTTGGGATTAGTCCCAATGGAAAAACCTCCGTTATTTACGACGATTACGGCACCGATAATCCGAAGTCGCCCGATTGCGAGCGCGCGGGCGACGCGTTGAGATAAGGATCGTGTTCGGGATGGCTTGAGCGTAACGGAGTTTTGGAAACGCCCGCGGGGGCCCAGGCATGACTCCGGCAACGGAGTGCGTCCGTTCCCGCTCCAAAGGAGAGGGGGCGTCTGAACAGACCGTTCAGGCGCCTTCTCCTCCCGTTTTGCCCGACCCGACGCAACGCGGTGAGGACATGGCCGTGGATGAAGTATTACAGAAGCTGAGAAAACGGTCGGACCGCATCCTTCCGCCGGCGCCAACGACCATCCCGTCTGTTCCGGATCAGGAAACGATCCGGGCGCGGGCCTATGAGATTTATGAGCAGCGCGTCGCGACCGGGCGGTTTGGCGACGCGGGTTCCGACTGGCAACAGGCGGAAGCTGAGTTGACGACGGACAAGGCCCCAATTTCAGTGCGACCGGACAAGATCGGTCGGGCCTGAAACGAAGGAGACCTTGGGCGCAGCATGAACCCCGTATTGATCATCGAAAGCGACGGCCGTCGCGCGGAGCTGCTTTGCGACGTGTGCCGCGACCTAGGCCTGCCGATTCGCCACTCGTTCGACGCAATGGAGGGACTTTTGCATGCGGCGGACGAAGCGCCCTCGCTAGTGGTCATCGACGAGGCGGATGACAAGGTCGGGGCGATCTCGATTTCCCGCGAACTTCGCAGGTACAACTACCTTTGCGCGATCCCCGTCGTGGTCGTCTGCAAGGGGCCGACGCTGCGCTCCCGCCGGGGCGCGATCGTTCGCGGCGCGGATTGCGTGGTCAATGGGCTCGGCTCGGCCGATTTCGAGGATCGCCTGCGCCGGGCGTTGCGCCGCTGGGTGGTGCAACCGCGCGCCGCGACGACCTGGCGACCCCGACGGTCCTTTACCGTCGGCGAGATGTTCTGCGAGGGAAACCTTTTCCGCCGCCGCGCGACTGGCGGGGACCTTTTCGAATTGTCGATCAACGGCGGCTCGCTCTGGCTTCAACCGGTCACCTGCGGCACGGGTCGTCTGTCCTTCGATGATCCTATCGCCCTGATCGATCGGTTCGATTTCGTACCCTGGGCCTAAAGGCCCGGGAATTCGGGGACTGCCGAATGACGCGCGTGCTGATCATCGAGAGCGACCGCGCCCGCGCCTACCGGCTGTCGGCGATGTGCCGCCGGCTGGGCCTTCAGCCGCACCTCTCGCCGGACCCGCTGCACGGATTGATGCGGGCCCTGCGCGACAAGCCTGACATTATCCTGGTGGATGCGAAGGACGACTGGGCCGGGACGCTTTCGTTTCCAGATGCGCTTCGCCGGGATGGCGTGCTGTCGTCGATTCCGGTTATTGTTTTGGGGGGGGAACCGGACGGGCGGGCGACGTCATGGGCCACTATCTATGGCGGAAATGGTGAGGGCCGGCAGTTGGAACACCAGATTCGAGCGGCACTGGCCGCAGGCGGAGGATCGATGGGGCCCTTGGAGGCGGGCCTTTCAGACCGCCCCGCGATCCTGCCGAACATAGTGCGGGATCCGCTCAACAAACCCCTCGATTAATCGCATCGCCTCCAGCAATTCATCGCTACGGTACCGCGAGGGGCGAACCGTCAGAATTGTGTTGCCGCCAAGTTGCCAATCCACGGGATGCGCCGCCATCAGGTACTCCATCATCCGAGGGTGAATCAAATCGTATGCGAATCTCCTGTCTGCGCTGGTGACATGATATTTGCGACTGAAATCTTCACTCTCAAATCTGATGTCGCTCATGCCTGCGAGCGAAGCAATCTTGTCGAGGGGCGATCCCTGGCGAATACGA
This window contains:
- a CDS encoding response regulator transcription factor; amino-acid sequence: MAKSKTRILIVDDHPVLRRGLSELLRQQADLEVCGQMEGVAEAVRFCRAESPDLVLIDMSLKDGHGLDLIKELKTLRQPPKMLVISMYEQASYAERALRAGARGYLPKSEAADEIIAAIRTVLAGGVYVNKHMTEQLLHSMVGGPSGAGRAPEDVLSDRELQVFESLGQGLGTREISERLSLGYKTVDSYRQHIKQKLGLTDGNELIFRAILWAHGDKR
- a CDS encoding chemotaxis protein CheB, translated to MSSQKRTRKRKAQPRRVKRPATAQTAAKATGPTRSQNPGHVCPIVGIGASAGGLDALKQFFQGMPPDSGAAFVLIQHLDPTHESLTAELLGAQTQMSVVQVQRAMAVEPNHVYVIPPNKYLSVKDGTLRLTEPLEQRWMRMPVDYFLRSLAQDCKERAIGIILSGTGTDGTLGLKEVKASGGLTIAQELGTAQYDGMPRSAIASGAVDQVLALADMPKVLVGYIGHPYVCPRPAPEKSAAEGDEDKLDAVIAILRTRAKFDFGSYKKGTLSRRIHRRMSLRHIDRIKDYVDELRRDPAEVSALQKDLFINVTSFFREPESWDALQEQVIAPLVREKGRNDAIRVWVPGCATGEEAFSIGMLLIEECQRAKKACPLQIFASDVDADALDVARNSLYPESIAADVPPERLRRFFVKGEHSYRVTKELREAVIFAQQNVLSDPPFSRIDLVSCRNLMIYLEPEVQKRIRQLIHFALNDRGYLILGSAESIGARDDLFRPVSKKWHIYRRIGAARPDQTPFSLDSSRRAPALPASIAPASTGARLLAAQKIILDRYAPACVVINRKYEILHFSGPTQDYLLQPPGAPTQDLLLKAREGLHTRLRGAVHKAVNDNRAVIVHNVRVRRGKSLYPIKIRVEPVHGAQQPDGLLLVSFEDETVPPVEPTTKPPARQGRKRTVPAPTVTAEDSLVHQLESELRATREDLQSTIEELETSNEELKASNEEVMSANEELQSTNEELETSKEELQSVNEELATVNTQLEAKVGELETTNDDLNNLLANTELPALFLDTEFRIRRFTPAMTRLVRLIPSDVGRSVRDFSSILVSEELLGAAQNVLDRLTPHETEIENDGHWWVRRILPFRTESNRIEGVVITFLDFTRRKKDEEKIWLLNRQLEERVNQRTVELEAAHSRLESILAHVADGIITFTEDGAIESFNAAAEEIFGYEASGVVGKKIDQLLLWPRSAGFMTDLLARGQASVNRDISGRRKDGTLVPLDLLVNEVRMGTQRLFIASVRDLTDRKRKEKEMQDLEKTLATLSSAERQRVGLELHDHIGQLLTGTAMLARSMEQRLQSISSVDAGNAAAMVDQLQDAHRRIRDLARGLAPITATHKGLPDAFAELARNTEAIHGIPCTYQGVEDVVIDWLEACDHLYRIAQEAVTNAVRHARPRHLWISFQRNGDGLTLSVEDDGEGLPLNVENSDGIGHRIMRYRAELIGGRLDIGPGRDGGTRVRCVFPLKPATSKK
- a CDS encoding DUF2934 domain-containing protein translates to MTPATECVRSRSKGEGASEQTVQAPSPPVLPDPTQRGEDMAVDEVLQKLRKRSDRILPPAPTTIPSVPDQETIRARAYEIYEQRVATGRFGDAGSDWQQAEAELTTDKAPISVRPDKIGRA